In Acinetobacter pittii, one genomic interval encodes:
- a CDS encoding DUF4256 domain-containing protein → MTTKNQLSPKQIEVLIELLKARFEKNSHRHKEIEWTNVRTKLIESPEKLWSLQEMENTGGEPDVVAYNQQKDEYLFVDCSAETPKGRRSLCYDREALQSRKDHPPKSSAIDVAQEMGVELLTEEQYYQLQQIEEFDLKTSSWIATTAEIRKLGGALFADRRYGRVFIYHNGAQSYYAVRGFRCCLRV, encoded by the coding sequence ATGACAACTAAAAACCAGTTATCTCCAAAACAAATAGAGGTTTTAATTGAACTATTAAAAGCTAGATTTGAAAAGAATTCACATCGCCATAAAGAAATTGAGTGGACAAATGTGCGAACAAAATTAATAGAGTCACCAGAAAAATTGTGGTCATTGCAAGAAATGGAGAATACAGGGGGAGAGCCAGACGTTGTCGCGTATAACCAGCAAAAAGATGAATATTTATTTGTAGATTGCTCTGCTGAAACACCCAAAGGTCGTAGAAGCCTTTGTTATGATCGTGAGGCCTTACAATCTAGAAAAGATCATCCTCCTAAAAGCAGTGCAATAGATGTGGCTCAGGAAATGGGAGTCGAACTCCTAACAGAAGAGCAGTATTATCAATTGCAACAGATTGAAGAGTTTGACCTTAAAACATCAAGTTGGATTGCAACCACAGCGGAGATTCGTAAATTAGGCGGAGCGCTTTTTGCTGATCGTCGCTATGGTCGAGTCTTTATTTATCATAATGGAGCACAATCATATTATGCTGTCCGTGGTTTTCGCTGTTGCTTAAGAGTATAG
- a CDS encoding acyl-CoA dehydrogenase family protein, which produces MQLNPIYYNEQHIAFSDNVRRFVQKEMAPFVNEWDEAETFPRELYRKAAEIGLLGLGFSEEYGGIPDADPFYSLLAGIEMAKAGSGGVHISLMVHTIGAPPIQHFGSEELKARVLPGIISGEKISALAITEPGGGSDVAALQTKAIRDGDYYIVSGEKTFITSGIRADYYTVAVRTDPTKTGAEGISMLLVDAHSAGITKTPLKKMGWWASDTAHLHFDQVRVPASHLLGKENAGFKVIMNNFNMERFFLGVVAYGYALVCYEEALDWAQQRKTFGKRLIDHQVVRHKLVDMATQLTSTRALLEETAWKMTQPKLQGPELVAQISMLKNVATRTMQFCADAAVQTLGGMGFMRGTKSERIYREVKVNMIGGGAEEIMKDLISKQLSY; this is translated from the coding sequence ATGCAACTCAACCCAATTTACTATAATGAACAACATATTGCTTTTTCTGATAATGTTCGTCGATTTGTACAAAAAGAAATGGCACCTTTCGTTAATGAATGGGATGAAGCTGAGACATTTCCTAGAGAGCTTTATAGAAAGGCTGCTGAAATTGGTCTATTGGGACTAGGCTTTTCTGAAGAATATGGTGGCATTCCAGATGCAGATCCATTTTATTCATTACTGGCTGGTATCGAAATGGCAAAGGCGGGTTCGGGGGGAGTGCATATCTCGTTAATGGTACATACAATTGGTGCTCCGCCAATTCAGCACTTTGGAAGTGAGGAGTTAAAAGCTAGAGTCCTGCCAGGTATTATTTCTGGTGAAAAAATTTCTGCACTAGCAATTACAGAACCGGGTGGTGGTTCTGATGTAGCCGCATTACAAACTAAAGCCATTCGTGATGGTGATTATTATATTGTCTCTGGTGAGAAGACCTTTATTACGTCGGGAATTCGTGCAGATTACTATACAGTTGCAGTGCGTACAGATCCGACAAAAACAGGTGCTGAAGGTATTTCAATGTTGCTCGTTGATGCGCACAGTGCGGGGATCACTAAAACACCTTTGAAGAAAATGGGGTGGTGGGCTTCTGATACAGCTCATTTGCATTTTGATCAAGTACGAGTTCCTGCATCACATCTTCTTGGCAAAGAAAATGCTGGCTTTAAAGTCATTATGAATAACTTTAATATGGAGCGTTTTTTCTTAGGCGTGGTGGCTTATGGTTATGCTTTAGTCTGTTACGAAGAAGCTTTAGACTGGGCGCAGCAACGTAAAACTTTTGGTAAAAGATTAATTGATCATCAAGTGGTTCGTCATAAACTAGTAGATATGGCAACGCAATTGACCTCAACACGGGCATTGCTTGAAGAAACTGCGTGGAAAATGACTCAGCCGAAATTACAAGGACCTGAGTTAGTGGCGCAAATTTCAATGCTTAAAAATGTTGCGACTCGTACTATGCAATTTTGTGCTGATGCAGCAGTACAAACTTTGGGAGGCATGGGATTTATGCGTGGGACTAAGTCTGAACGTATTTACCGTGAAGTGAAGGTCAATATGATTGGTGGTGGTGCCGAAGAAATTATGAAAGATTTGATTAGTAAACAGTTGAGTTATTGA
- a CDS encoding TetR/AcrR family transcriptional regulator has product MIATSIEQIPNISCFDDSPRGRLLHGAAYLFHKQGYDKTTVRELAQFIGIQSGSLFHHFKSKDDILAHVMEETIIYNLARLEDAAAQSTDPEQQLRALIKAELISITGDTGAAMAVLVYEWFALSKEKQNYLLKMRNEYEQIWLDIIEKLRTQGKIKHDAFIWRRLVGGAISWTVTWYKSEGKVKIDELTEMVWEMALK; this is encoded by the coding sequence ATGATTGCGACTTCAATTGAACAGATTCCAAATATCTCTTGTTTTGATGACAGCCCACGTGGTCGTTTATTACATGGGGCTGCCTATCTATTTCACAAACAAGGTTATGACAAAACCACTGTACGCGAACTTGCTCAATTTATTGGGATTCAATCAGGGAGCTTATTTCATCACTTCAAAAGTAAAGATGACATCCTTGCTCACGTAATGGAAGAAACCATTATTTACAATCTTGCTCGTTTAGAAGATGCAGCAGCTCAATCTACCGATCCAGAACAACAATTACGTGCCCTGATTAAAGCTGAACTCATTTCAATTACCGGAGATACGGGTGCAGCCATGGCTGTTTTGGTTTATGAGTGGTTTGCTCTGTCAAAAGAAAAACAAAATTATCTTTTAAAAATGCGTAATGAATATGAGCAAATCTGGCTAGATATTATTGAAAAGTTGCGCACTCAGGGCAAAATAAAACATGATGCCTTTATTTGGCGAAGATTAGTTGGTGGTGCGATTTCATGGACCGTAACTTGGTATAAATCTGAGGGCAAAGTTAAAATTGATGAGTTAACGGAAATGGTTTGGGAAATGGCTTTGAAATAA
- a CDS encoding acyclic terpene utilization AtuA family protein, whose amino-acid sequence MASDQQDDKRVVKIGCASGFWGDTNTAAFQLVHLADINYLVFDYLSEITMSIMAKAKMVEPKHGYALDFVSRVMAPLVKKIAEKKIKVISNAGGVNPLACRDALQKIIKEYGLDLRVAVVLGDDLLAQHEQLKQQNIREMFSGEALPDQLASSNAYLGAVAIRDALDLGADIVITGRVVDSAVVLAPLLHEYQWSLDDYDKLAQGSLAGHVIECGAQCTGGNFTDWRLVHGFDNMGFPVVEVSEDGSFVVTKPQGTGGLVSTATVAEQIVYEIGNPQAYLLPDVIADFSQVHLEQVGEHRVRVTGAKGQAPTAQYKVSATYPDGYRVLVSFLIAGREAPQKAQVIADAILNKCERVLAMRSVPPFSEKSVEILGIESTYGGHAQALNSREVVVKIAVKHMFKEACMFFASEIAQASTGMAPALAGIVGGRPKASPVIKLFSFLIDKNQVNVEIDFEGKRYPVEVPQRISTEQLPTLTAGENAVYQGDEIEVPLIEIAHARSGDKGNHSNIGVIARKAEYLPWIRAALTEQAVASYMQHVLDAEKGRVIRYELPGLNALNFMLENALGGGGVASLRIDPQGKAFAQQLLDMPVKVPAQLLEK is encoded by the coding sequence ATGGCAAGTGATCAGCAGGATGATAAGCGTGTCGTAAAAATAGGTTGTGCCTCAGGTTTTTGGGGGGATACCAATACTGCCGCTTTCCAATTAGTACATTTAGCTGATATTAATTATTTGGTTTTTGATTACTTATCAGAAATCACCATGTCGATTATGGCAAAAGCGAAAATGGTAGAGCCAAAACATGGCTATGCATTGGACTTTGTCAGTCGGGTGATGGCGCCTCTAGTAAAAAAAATTGCAGAAAAAAAGATTAAGGTCATTAGTAATGCTGGTGGTGTTAATCCATTGGCATGTCGAGATGCTTTGCAAAAAATAATTAAAGAATATGGTCTAGATCTGAGGGTTGCCGTGGTTTTAGGTGATGATCTTTTAGCACAGCATGAACAACTCAAGCAGCAAAATATTCGGGAAATGTTTAGCGGGGAAGCTTTGCCAGATCAGCTAGCGAGCAGTAATGCCTATTTAGGTGCGGTTGCTATTCGTGATGCCTTAGACTTAGGCGCCGATATTGTGATTACGGGTCGCGTAGTTGACTCTGCTGTGGTACTTGCTCCGTTACTTCATGAATATCAATGGTCGCTTGATGATTATGACAAATTGGCACAAGGTTCGCTGGCAGGCCATGTGATTGAATGTGGTGCACAATGTACAGGTGGTAATTTTACCGACTGGCGCTTAGTTCATGGCTTCGACAATATGGGGTTTCCAGTCGTTGAAGTGAGTGAAGATGGCTCATTTGTTGTGACTAAACCACAGGGGACAGGAGGTCTGGTATCTACGGCAACTGTTGCTGAGCAAATTGTTTATGAAATTGGTAATCCTCAAGCATATTTATTACCCGATGTAATTGCGGATTTTAGTCAGGTGCATTTAGAGCAAGTCGGGGAACATCGAGTTCGTGTGACAGGGGCAAAAGGACAAGCACCGACTGCGCAGTATAAAGTCAGTGCGACTTACCCAGATGGCTATCGGGTTTTAGTCAGTTTTTTAATTGCAGGTCGCGAAGCTCCTCAAAAAGCACAAGTCATTGCCGATGCGATTTTGAATAAATGTGAGCGGGTTTTAGCAATGCGCTCAGTGCCACCTTTTAGTGAAAAATCGGTTGAAATCTTAGGGATTGAAAGTACCTATGGTGGACATGCTCAGGCATTAAATAGTCGTGAAGTGGTCGTTAAAATCGCTGTAAAACACATGTTTAAAGAAGCCTGTATGTTCTTTGCTTCTGAAATTGCACAGGCCTCTACAGGCATGGCTCCAGCCTTGGCAGGAATTGTTGGAGGACGTCCAAAAGCGTCTCCAGTCATTAAGTTATTTTCATTTTTAATTGATAAAAATCAAGTTAATGTCGAAATCGATTTTGAAGGCAAACGTTATCCAGTTGAGGTTCCACAAAGAATTTCTACAGAGCAATTACCTACATTAACAGCAGGGGAAAATGCAGTTTATCAAGGAGATGAAATTGAAGTTCCTTTGATTGAAATTGCACATGCCCGCAGTGGTGATAAAGGTAATCATAGCAATATCGGTGTGATTGCGCGTAAAGCAGAATATTTACCATGGATTCGTGCGGCACTGACTGAACAGGCGGTGGCAAGCTATATGCAGCATGTTTTGGATGCAGAGAAAGGGCGAGTGATTCGTTATGAGTTACCGGGTTTAAATGCACTGAACTTTATGCTGGAAAATGCTTTAGGTGGTGGTGGGGTTGCAAGTTTGCGTATTGACCCACAAGGTAAAGCATTTGCACAGCAATTATTGGATATGCCTGTCAAAGTTCCTGCACAGCTTTTAGAAAAATAA